CGCGTTTCTTCGGCCTATTTTGATGTGTTATTAGCTGAACAAAAGTTGATGTTGGCTAAGTCAAAAATGGAGGCTGACAAAATTTTATGGGAACGTGCCCAGGCTTCCGCTGAGGTAGGGTTGGCTAGTCGAACAGATGTATTACAAGCGCGCTCCACTTATGACATTACATTATCAAGTCTGATCAGTGCTGAAAACGATTTGGATATTGCCTATGAAAGTCTCTCAAAACTGACAGGAACCTCCATCAGTCAGGTTAAACAATTGATGTTGGATGTGGTGGTTGTCGAGCCAAAGTTAGATAAGTTAGCCTTAGAACGTCAGGCTGAAACCGAAAATTTGCTGGTACGTTTAGCACAGCAACAACAGCGTATTGCAAATGAAGAAATTGAAGCGAAACGCTCTGCACATTGGGTAAGAGTCAATCTTCGGGCGGCGCACAGTTATACACACTGCAGTGGCACTCAGCAAGCCTGCATGGATGGTCATAATACCTCGTTAAGTGTGGTCGCTTCAGTTCCACTTTATACGGGGGGGCGTATTAGCTCTCAGGTTGATGAGGCAAGATTTAAAACCCAAGCTTCAACCGATGCCTTGCGAGATGCCCAAGAGCAAGCACGGCTTAATGTTCGAGTTCAAGCACGCAATATGGAGCGTGGCTATGCGCTTGTAGGTGCGTTGCGAGAGGCGGTTAAGTCAGGTGAAGCCTTTTTAGAGGCCGCAGAAGAGGGGTATCGTGTCGGGTTGCGCAATATGATTGATGTGGTGACGGCGCGTGCTAATTTGTTCGATGCGCAGAGTAATTTGGCCGCTGCTTTGCATAATTTATTATTAACGCAACTGCAATTGCAAAACACCTTGGGAATATTAAATGTTGAGGATCTAAGGACGCTAGATCAGTTGCTCAGTTCACCGAACCTATAACCATTCAATGACGCGCTCGTTTTCAAGACGGTCTTTATTTAGGGCCAGTGCTACGGCCCTTGTTGCCCCCAGCCTTCTTTCTGGCTGCCAAACGCCCAATAATCCGCAGCATATCTATGTTGGCGTAACATCTCGGCCGAGAATGCTTGATCCGCGCCGCGCCACCGATGCGTTATCCAGTCGGGTTAATCGCCTTATTTATCAACAATTGATTGACTTTAATGAGGCGTCAGAACCCATTGCTGATTTAGCCGATTGGCAGCAAATTTCTGCTGACCACTATCGCTTTACACTTAGAAAAAATGTAGTTTTTCATCATGGCAAACCTTTAACATCTGAGGATATTCTAGCAACCTATCAATCCATCCTCGATACTGACTTTGGTTCACCGCATCGGGGTACCTTAAGCCACATTAAAAAAATCGAAGCCATCAATCCCACTCAGGTTGATTTTATTTTATCTAAAGCGGATGCGTTATTTGTAGGGCGTTTGACTTTAGGTATTTTGCCTGCTGATTTAATTAATCAACAACACAACTTTGCTGCCAAACCTATCGGGTCGGGTCAGGCTTATTTTGTAAGCTTGAA
The nucleotide sequence above comes from Thiomicrospira sp. R3. Encoded proteins:
- a CDS encoding TolC family outer membrane protein is translated as MKKINLPVRLKTSSLIYVAVAASLSMASLTAQAKAPGLVDVYQMSVLHDAKIAQARANFDAEREIITQAKSLLLPTVNASASYSHPDLGVSSSRQVLEAELNQALYNREAFSRYDQAKYIVETAEVNFQLAQQELMMRVSSAYFDVLLAEQKLMLAKSKMEADKILWERAQASAEVGLASRTDVLQARSTYDITLSSLISAENDLDIAYESLSKLTGTSISQVKQLMLDVVVVEPKLDKLALERQAETENLLVRLAQQQQRIANEEIEAKRSAHWVRVNLRAAHSYTHCSGTQQACMDGHNTSLSVVASVPLYTGGRISSQVDEARFKTQASTDALRDAQEQARLNVRVQARNMERGYALVGALREAVKSGEAFLEAAEEGYRVGLRNMIDVVTARANLFDAQSNLAAALHNLLLTQLQLQNTLGILNVEDLRTLDQLLSSPNL